In Polypterus senegalus isolate Bchr_013 chromosome 12, ASM1683550v1, whole genome shotgun sequence, the following are encoded in one genomic region:
- the LOC120540073 gene encoding uncharacterized protein LOC120540073, producing MCSIICLTSLLLLTGAETLSVIQPPFVTAVTGKDTVLPCVFNPGDATVKRRIPHWYFGERINRTDVYPENNYSSSHHKGRVYMEEEDGNNSISLRILDVHPGDHNTYYCMMSCIANDFPQRPTGNGTLLFVHGHLNLSAPMYSLYDQSIILSCNVTVAKSQHAQLFWMQGTTELSEETSVQSITRLENGMEALQSQLTTDFPIMPVTYTCVLAYNSQHHIINESVTLNPAEAPVFLYTAVILKSLLILLIVLCAIVKERRSSGL from the exons GTGCAGAGACCCTGAGTGTCATCCAGCCACCATTCGTCACAGCGGTCACTGGCAAAGACACCGTCCTGCCTTGTGTTTTTAACCCTGGAGATGCAACAGTCAAACGCAGAATCCCACATTGGTATTTTGGGGAAAGAATCAACCGGACGGATGTTTACCCAGAAAACAACTATTCGTCCAGTCATCACAAAGGAAGGGTCTACATGGAAGAGGAAGATGGGAACAACAGCATTTCTCTCAGGATTTTGGACGTCCACCCTGGAGATCACAATACGTATTACTGCATGATGTCCTGCATTGCGAACGACTTTCCTCAACGCCCCACTGGAAATGGCACCTTACTCTTTGTTCATG GGCACCTGAACCTCTCCGCGCCCATGTACAGCCTGTACGACCAGAGCATAATCCTCTCCTGCAACGTCACGGTTGCAAAATCCCAACATGCTCAGCTCTTTTGGATGCAAGGAACCACAGAGCTCTCGGAGGAAACTTCGGTACAGAGCATTACCCGGCTTGAGAATGGGATGGAGGCCTTACAAAGTCAACTCACCACCGACTTTCCTATCATGCCGGTCACCTACACCTGTGTGCTGGCCTACAACTCTCAACACCACATCATTAATGAATCCGTCACTCTCA ATCCAGCAGAGGCTCCTGTGTTTTTGTATACAGCGGTCATTTTGAAATCTCTCCTTATACTTCTCATTGTCCTTTGTGCAATTGTGAAAGAGCGAAGAAGTTCCGGTTTGTAA